A genome region from Anopheles stephensi strain Indian chromosome 2, UCI_ANSTEP_V1.0, whole genome shotgun sequence includes the following:
- the LOC118505262 gene encoding uncharacterized protein LOC118505262 yields MFTKVIFVALLAIAAVSAKPLVPLAYTAGPAVATVASPYLAPYAAAPVPLAAYTSPYAAAYTAAGFPYAAATLPYAAAAPYTSLVL; encoded by the exons ATGTTTACCAAAGTG ATCTTTGTTGCTCTGCTGGCCATCGCTGCCGTCTCCGCCAAGCCCTTGGTACCGCTGGCTTACACGGCCGGTCCTGCTGTGGCCACCGTCGCTTCGCCCTATCTTGCTCCGTACGCAGCTGCCCCGGTTCCGCTGGCTGCCTACACCTCGCCCTACGCTGCTGCATACACCGCTGCCGGATTCCCGTACGCAGCAGCCACCCTTCCCTATGCTGCCGCCGCACCGTACACCTCATTAGTGCTGTGA
- the LOC118505259 gene encoding eukaryotic translation initiation factor 3 subunit F-like, which produces MYSKVVIALALCVLSTVSAGVVPVAAPLAAAGVIAPYATSYNAHTVNHNIAAPYVAATPVAAPVAVAKYVAAPAAVAPVAKYVAAPVPAAYTAAYSAAGPVFPAAAYTAYSAATYPYLF; this is translated from the exons ATGTACTCCAAAGTTGTG ATCGCCCTCGCCCTGTGCGTTCTGAGCACCGTTTCGGCCGGAGtagtgccggtggcggctccgtTGGCGGCGGCCGGTGTTATTGCACCGTACGCCACCTCGTACAATGCGCACACGGTTAACCACAACATTGCTGCTCCGTACGTAGCTGCCACACCCGTTGCTGCTCCGGTGGCCGTGGCCAAGTATGtcgctgctcctgctgctgtcGCTCCAGTGGCCAAGTATGTTGCTGCCCCGGTTCCGGCTGCCTACACCGCCGCGTACAGTGCCGCCGGTCCAGTGTTCCCGGCCGCTGCCTACACGGCCTACAGTGCGGCCACCTACCCGTACCTCTTCTAA